The DNA region GCCGTAGAAGTCGATGTTTGCGGGTGCTGCGGGAAGGTTGGCACCAGCGTTTTCGCTGGCGATTTCCTTGATAGCTTTTAATCTGTATTCGTTGCTCATGGCAATCTCCTATTATGTTTTTGTTTTCGGTGCCATAAAAGCAAAACGCGTGCCAAAATCAAAAAATGGCGAATTCTTTGCAGAATCGCCAGATTTTCTGTTTTTACAAAAATTCAATCTTTTTCAAAAATTGAAAATTTGTTTATTCATTTACGGAATCTGTAAAACCTGTGTCCGGAGTTTCCGAATCTGTATAGGTCGGCGGCGTGTATCCGTCGTCCTTAATGCAGCGTACAAAGTGATAGTCTTCGTGGCAGAGCATCGCTTCGCAGTAGTCGGTGCCGCCAAAGCGGTAATGCCTGAGTTGCTTGACTTCTACATTGCCGTTTTCGTCGGGCCAAAGCGGGATTTCCTTGGAATCTACGGTCCAGTAAGAGCCAAAAGCGTAAGTCTCGCCGGTTTCTTCGGTGCACTCGCTATCGTAATAGCGGCGGGTGAGCGTCGAAAAGTTCATGCCGTAAGCGTTCGTGGGGTAGAAAAAGACTTCGGCGTCGGTAGAGTACGACTGCGAACCGCTCAGTTTTCCAATTTGGTGAATGGAATAGCGCGGCCTGCGGTAGGCGGTCGAGAACAAGTCGTCGTAAGAGGCCGTAGGTGAAAGATCCGTCAGCAGGTTTGCAAATTCGGTCTGGGTCGGGAGTCGCCAGCCTTCGGGACAAATATTGGATTCGATGTCGGCGGTGGGGTATTCCAGGCCGGCGTCCGTCGGAATCTTTACATTGGGCCTGTTGGCGTCGGTAAAGGGGCGGCTGCCGCTTGTCTTGTAGCGCAAATCCTGGGCCATCCAAATGCGGTCGCCGACGCTGATGGTTCTGTATGTCTGTCCGTCGCGTACGTCGGTCAACTGTGCAAAGTTGGGCTTGTGCGGCAGTCGGGTGAATCCCCAGAACTTGATTAGGGCGATACACACGTCTTGATAAAGCTTGCCTGGGTAAATGTCTTCGATCTCGATGATAATCTTGAATACGTTCTTGAGCGGCTTTTCGAACACGATTACGTCGGCAAGGGGATCTTTGTGCCCGCGCCAATTGGGCTTGGCAAGCGTATGCACCTTGATCAGGTTGTCGGTGGTGTTCTGGTAAATCTTGATGGTCTTTGCGAGGCTGTAATTTGTGTAAGCCGAAGAATCCCGCAAAAAACCGTTATAAAGGGTGATAAGGTCCAAACGCGGGGCTTCTACCAAGAATTCCAAGGTGATGGGCTTGTTCTTGTACTTGGCCCCCCAAACCTGAAAAAACGGATGCACGTGTTTTTTCATGACCATGTTTTCGGGCCTGTACGTAGTCTGGCCAATGTCGGGCAGTGTTGCTGAAGCCTTGATTCCGTTGATAGGGATAGAGGTAATCGCGTGCGATAACGAAGCGGCAACAAGAACGGCAACAAAAAAACGAATCATGCGAGGGCCCAAACTAAAGACGGAGAGAAAATATAAAAACAACTAGTTCTATATATATATGGAATTTTTACGAAAAATGAACAAAAATTGGTAAAATTTTCTTTTATATTTAGGGTGAAATTGAGGGAAACCTTGCGGATGCGATTGTCGTATATTTTACTGTTGCTGGTCGGCTTTGTTACCATGGCCGAGGCGCACCCGCATGTGTTTGCCGATGTGAAGATCAAGGCCGTGTTCGGTCAAAATGGCTTTACGGGTGTTCAAAATCAGTGGAGCTTTGATGAGGTGTACAGTGCGGCTATGCTTGCGTCTGCAGATGCCGATGGCGACGGTAAAATTGCCGGGAAAGAGACTGACGAAATCAAGACTCTAGTG from uncultured Fibrobacter sp. includes:
- a CDS encoding FISUMP domain-containing protein, translating into MIRFFVAVLVAASLSHAITSIPINGIKASATLPDIGQTTYRPENMVMKKHVHPFFQVWGAKYKNKPITLEFLVEAPRLDLITLYNGFLRDSSAYTNYSLAKTIKIYQNTTDNLIKVHTLAKPNWRGHKDPLADVIVFEKPLKNVFKIIIEIEDIYPGKLYQDVCIALIKFWGFTRLPHKPNFAQLTDVRDGQTYRTISVGDRIWMAQDLRYKTSGSRPFTDANRPNVKIPTDAGLEYPTADIESNICPEGWRLPTQTEFANLLTDLSPTASYDDLFSTAYRRPRYSIHQIGKLSGSQSYSTDAEVFFYPTNAYGMNFSTLTRRYYDSECTEETGETYAFGSYWTVDSKEIPLWPDENGNVEVKQLRHYRFGGTDYCEAMLCHEDYHFVRCIKDDGYTPPTYTDSETPDTGFTDSVNE